Proteins encoded by one window of Polaribacter haliotis:
- a CDS encoding T9SS type A sorting domain-containing protein, with product MNKNSSFKTLILLLISVVTYAQSPAYYISQEIGSDSNDGLTATTPFKTLANVPKRVSADASAPSLIDNDGVAFEIILMGTFINDGYYSDTANKIKHTFTSGQINAPFLWNSENTLIFSNFEGEAGKYITIRAHNSSTILNGNGSNILRVQNSKYLIFKDLVIKGEVESIPLSLANELQFAYLNLSLNENYLADGTTLDTSDDIDRYNPTLAQIRQRDEDDCVVANCADGTENAGTLYKINDKKQARPSYVDTRGFYLSGIKNIQILNNTITQMPGGGLRVSDAEDVDIIGNDISHSSKRSFSGTHGLVVTKATSSRTGDDYRIRILRNKIHHNYNEQYSWAPDKDKITPHIDEGKGISLQRNRTTYEDDGTTIKVDWENGRILVANNIAYYNGFSGIHSNDGDRVDFISNTAYFNSYTKSVTEDTGTTPPTSNNGGNIGISMSDGQDCKIINNISVIDSRLKKSAISVKQNTRATSTVTATQIANGEPYAEVKNNLIYGTTYGGTIGSINEGQATTDIDVNTIKLDPQFVDPTNFDFRLKITSPAIDRTSITSTTGGLEIADTSSNAPTTDYNEDPRYGVPDLGALEFDANVTLWDGSESASWSDADNWSAGVPLNDNTYAINIPTGAANYPEITTAGVSLKDVYVNAGGTLNIAPTGSLTVTRDLTQEGTFKIKSDDTNNGSFILKGDSKGTANVDYDRYVTTNWHLVSSPIIDQNISAFAGLLTKKGNKYPLAAYNNSLADDLRYTYYTDGGANPITSAGNFIIGKGYSIKKTTAGVLTFSGTLRTDATPAVITDGTSATVGSNKWNIVGNPSTAFINLNDDADINNNFLTVNATKLDPLRIAIYMWNGTGYDILNHSGTVAHYAAPGQAFFIQSKNGGETINFTEDMQSHQTGKSFFKSLNTNPEIDLFITTNGVTKKTQIRYQKNTTTGLDLGYDAGTFSATPSNFDVYTHLVSNSEGHNIALQCLPNSGYERMVIPVGVTAVKDTNITFSSKTLNLPAGIKLFIEDKTTGTYSQLDESGSEYTVQLDTDLNGIGRFYIHTTSSALNVNTLDLQNVSIYTTNRNTLQIAGLQDGKSDIKMYDLVGKQVFSSKFEAKGLNTLNLPNLKTGVYVINLQSEKGNISKKIVLK from the coding sequence ATGAATAAAAATTCTTCTTTTAAAACCCTAATTTTATTATTAATTTCTGTTGTTACTTATGCTCAAAGTCCAGCATATTACATAAGTCAAGAAATTGGATCAGATTCTAATGATGGTTTAACTGCTACAACTCCATTTAAAACATTAGCAAATGTTCCTAAAAGAGTTTCTGCAGATGCAAGTGCACCTTCTCTTATAGATAATGATGGTGTGGCATTCGAAATTATTTTAATGGGAACATTTATAAATGATGGTTATTACAGTGATACAGCAAACAAAATAAAACATACTTTTACTTCTGGCCAAATTAACGCTCCTTTCTTATGGAATTCAGAAAACACTTTAATTTTTAGTAATTTTGAAGGTGAGGCAGGGAAATACATAACAATTAGAGCACATAATTCATCTACAATATTAAACGGAAATGGAAGTAATATTTTAAGGGTTCAGAATTCTAAATATTTAATTTTTAAAGATTTAGTAATTAAAGGTGAGGTAGAAAGTATTCCTTTATCATTAGCCAACGAATTACAATTTGCATATTTAAATTTGTCTTTAAATGAAAATTATTTGGCAGATGGAACAACTCTAGATACATCAGATGATATAGATCGTTACAACCCAACTTTAGCTCAAATTCGTCAAAGAGATGAAGATGATTGTGTTGTAGCTAATTGTGCAGATGGAACAGAGAATGCAGGTACACTTTATAAAATTAACGATAAAAAACAAGCAAGACCATCTTATGTAGATACTAGAGGTTTTTATTTAAGTGGTATAAAAAATATTCAAATATTAAACAATACTATTACTCAAATGCCTGGAGGTGGTTTAAGGGTTTCAGATGCTGAAGATGTAGATATTATAGGAAATGATATTTCTCATTCTTCTAAAAGGTCTTTTTCTGGGACACATGGTTTGGTTGTAACAAAAGCAACAAGTTCACGAACTGGAGATGATTATAGAATTAGAATTTTAAGAAATAAAATACATCATAATTATAATGAACAATATTCTTGGGCGCCAGATAAAGATAAAATTACCCCACATATAGATGAAGGTAAAGGAATTTCTTTACAAAGAAACAGAACTACTTACGAAGATGATGGAACTACAATAAAAGTAGATTGGGAAAATGGAAGAATTTTAGTAGCCAATAATATTGCTTACTATAATGGTTTTAGTGGAATTCATTCTAATGATGGAGATCGAGTAGATTTTATTAGTAATACAGCCTATTTTAATTCTTACACAAAGTCGGTTACAGAAGATACAGGAACAACACCACCAACTTCTAATAATGGAGGTAATATTGGTATTAGTATGAGTGATGGTCAAGATTGTAAAATAATTAATAATATATCTGTAATAGATTCAAGATTAAAAAAATCTGCGATATCTGTAAAACAAAATACAAGAGCAACAAGTACAGTTACTGCAACACAAATTGCAAATGGAGAACCATATGCAGAGGTTAAAAATAACTTAATTTATGGAACAACTTATGGAGGAACTATTGGCTCAATTAATGAAGGTCAAGCTACAACTGACATAGATGTAAATACTATTAAGTTAGATCCACAATTTGTAGATCCTACAAATTTCGATTTTCGATTAAAAATAACATCTCCAGCAATAGATAGAACATCAATTACATCAACAACTGGAGGTTTAGAAATTGCAGATACAAGTTCTAACGCACCAACAACAGATTATAATGAAGATCCAAGATATGGAGTCCCAGATTTAGGAGCTTTAGAGTTCGATGCAAATGTAACTTTGTGGGATGGTTCTGAAAGTGCTTCTTGGTCAGATGCAGACAATTGGAGTGCAGGAGTTCCTTTAAATGACAATACGTATGCAATTAACATTCCAACAGGAGCAGCAAATTACCCAGAAATTACAACAGCAGGTGTTTCTTTAAAAGATGTATATGTAAATGCAGGTGGAACTTTAAATATAGCACCAACAGGGTCTTTAACAGTTACAAGAGATTTAACGCAAGAAGGAACTTTTAAAATAAAGTCAGATGACACTAATAATGGTTCTTTCATTTTAAAAGGAGATTCTAAAGGAACAGCAAATGTAGATTATGATAGATATGTAACTACAAATTGGCATTTGGTTTCTTCCCCAATAATCGATCAAAATATTAGTGCATTTGCAGGTTTATTAACTAAAAAAGGGAATAAATATCCTTTAGCAGCATATAATAATAGTTTAGCAGACGATTTACGTTATACTTATTATACAGATGGAGGTGCAAACCCAATTACTTCTGCAGGTAATTTTATAATAGGAAAAGGATATTCTATTAAAAAAACAACAGCAGGAGTTCTTACTTTTTCTGGAACGTTAAGAACTGATGCTACACCTGCAGTAATTACAGATGGAACATCTGCAACAGTTGGAAGTAATAAATGGAACATTGTTGGAAACCCATCTACTGCATTTATCAATTTAAACGACGATGCAGATATAAATAATAACTTCCTAACTGTAAATGCAACTAAATTAGATCCTTTAAGAATTGCAATTTATATGTGGAATGGAACAGGTTATGACATTTTAAATCATTCTGGTACTGTTGCACATTATGCAGCTCCTGGACAAGCTTTCTTTATACAATCTAAAAATGGTGGAGAAACCATTAATTTTACAGAAGATATGCAGAGTCACCAAACAGGAAAGTCTTTTTTCAAGTCATTGAATACCAATCCAGAGATAGATTTATTTATTACAACTAATGGAGTAACAAAAAAGACACAAATAAGATATCAAAAAAATACTACAACTGGTCTAGATCTTGGTTATGATGCAGGAACATTCTCTGCAACACCTAGTAATTTCGACGTTTATACACATTTGGTTTCAAATAGTGAAGGACATAATATAGCTCTTCAATGTTTACCAAATTCAGGATACGAAAGAATGGTAATTCCTGTAGGTGTAACAGCTGTAAAAGATACTAACATTACTTTTTCGAGTAAAACTTTAAATCTACCAGCTGGAATTAAATTGTTTATAGAAGATAAAACAACAGGTACGTATTCGCAATTAGACGAAAGTGGATCTGAATATACTGTTCAATTAGATACAGATTTAAACGGAATTGGACGTTTTTATATCCATACAACTTCAAGTGCTTTAAATGTAAATACATTAGATTTACAAAACGTAAGTATTTATACAACAAACAGAAATACGTTACAAATTGCAGGTTTACAAGATGGAAAATCGGATATTAAAATGTACGATTTAGTTGGTAAACAAGTTTTTTCTTCGAAGTTTGAAGCCAAAGGATTAAACACTTTAAATCTTCCAAATTTAAAAACGGGTGTTTATGTTATAAATTTACAATCAGAAAAAGGAAACATCTCTAAAAAGATTGTTTTAAAATAA
- a CDS encoding fumarylacetoacetate hydrolase family protein, with protein sequence MKIICIGRNYAKHIEELANEKPDNPVVFLKPDSAILPRKNPFFIPPFSDVVHYEVEVLVKINKVGKHIDAKFAYKYYDEIGLGIDFTARDVQAKCKEKGLPWEKAKAFDGSAVVGEFYPKEQFDFENLKFQLYKNDEIVQDGNTKAMLWKTDELISYVSQYFTLKKGDIIFTGTPAGVGKVVENDNLKGVIEGKEAFNIRVK encoded by the coding sequence ATGAAAATAATCTGTATTGGGCGCAATTACGCAAAACACATCGAAGAATTAGCGAACGAAAAACCAGATAATCCTGTTGTTTTTCTAAAACCAGATTCGGCTATTTTACCGAGAAAAAATCCATTTTTTATTCCACCTTTTTCTGATGTTGTACATTACGAAGTTGAAGTTTTGGTGAAGATTAATAAAGTAGGAAAACATATAGATGCAAAATTTGCTTATAAATATTATGATGAAATTGGTTTAGGAATCGACTTTACAGCAAGAGATGTTCAAGCAAAGTGTAAGGAGAAAGGTTTGCCTTGGGAAAAAGCAAAAGCATTTGATGGAAGTGCAGTTGTTGGAGAGTTTTATCCGAAGGAACAATTCGATTTTGAAAACTTAAAATTTCAACTGTACAAGAATGATGAAATTGTACAAGATGGAAATACCAAAGCAATGCTATGGAAAACAGATGAATTAATTTCTTATGTTTCTCAATACTTCACATTAAAAAAAGGAGATATTATTTTTACGGGAACTCCAGCTGGAGTTGGTAAAGTTGTGGAAAATGATAACTTAAAAGGAGTAATTGAAGGTAAAGAAGCTTTTAATATAAGAGTGAAATAA
- the purU gene encoding formyltetrahydrofolate deformylase, translating into MKSQIVTFLIKCPDQKGLVAKITSFFYEQGFNIVSCQQYVNSIEDTYFMRVRLNAEGTVISKEDLEKNFLKLATPLQFNWSVNYGDKKQNVAIMVSHTSHNLYDLLERAKEGRLDCNVKMIISNHNKLRHIAEMFNVPYYYLPVTKETKKEQETQVTKLLDSNKVDLVIMARYMQILSSEFINHYPERIINIHHSFLPAFQGANPYKKAYERGVKLIGATAHYATEDLDEGPIIEQDVKPVTHESTPTTLKRIGADIEKLVLARAVKNHLNNQIIVSGNRAIVFPEAGE; encoded by the coding sequence ATGAAATCACAAATAGTAACTTTTTTAATAAAATGTCCAGATCAAAAAGGTTTGGTAGCTAAAATAACCAGTTTTTTTTATGAGCAAGGATTCAATATTGTAAGTTGTCAGCAATACGTTAACTCTATAGAAGACACTTATTTTATGAGAGTTCGTTTAAATGCAGAAGGAACTGTTATCTCTAAAGAAGATTTAGAGAAGAATTTCTTAAAGTTGGCAACACCTTTACAGTTTAATTGGTCTGTAAATTATGGAGATAAAAAACAAAATGTTGCCATTATGGTTTCGCATACAAGTCATAATTTATATGATTTGTTGGAACGTGCAAAAGAAGGTAGGTTAGATTGTAACGTAAAAATGATTATCAGTAATCATAATAAGTTAAGGCATATTGCAGAGATGTTTAATGTTCCTTATTATTATTTACCTGTTACAAAAGAAACAAAGAAAGAGCAAGAAACTCAAGTTACGAAATTATTAGATTCTAATAAGGTTGATTTAGTAATTATGGCAAGATATATGCAAATTTTGTCATCAGAATTTATAAACCATTATCCAGAACGCATAATTAATATTCATCATTCTTTTTTACCAGCTTTTCAAGGAGCAAATCCTTATAAAAAAGCCTATGAAAGAGGAGTGAAGCTAATTGGAGCAACTGCACATTATGCTACCGAAGATTTAGATGAAGGTCCAATTATTGAGCAAGATGTAAAACCTGTAACTCATGAAAGTACGCCAACAACCTTAAAAAGAATTGGTGCAGATATCGAAAAATTGGTATTGGCAAGAGCTGTTAAAAATCATTTAAACAATCAAATAATTGTTTCAGGAAATAGAGCTATTGTTTTTCCAGAAGCAGGAGAGTAA
- a CDS encoding alpha/beta hydrolase-fold protein, whose product MMIKKSLPLIFLLFSICTFSQKIIKKTIVSDFVDSKRTIRIYLPEGYDETKEKNYPLAIVLDAEYLFDAYVGNAVLFASKDKAPKQIVVGIEMEKTRKIDTYFNLNEEKLTTNNEKFYQFIKNEVIFDIESNYKTSPFISIIGDGTSASLITNFLREGKPFINSYICINPTFSDFIGNKLQSFNLGRYQNEDNTFYFYTNNSNSFSDEKQIKIGEVQSALTGLEIKNFNVINDTINTSSSISAMSEAIPRALDKTFEIYSAISKEEFDTKVKDLSPIDAIAYLENKYLEIEFLFGTNLGIRERDIYAVEKIIIEKENGDQLLNFGKMILKLFPTSPLGDYYLGRYYEKGNDIRKALKYYKIGYGKMDPADPNADAFYENILRIGGR is encoded by the coding sequence ATGATGATTAAGAAATCACTTCCATTAATATTTTTACTTTTTTCGATTTGTACATTTTCACAGAAAATTATCAAAAAAACAATTGTGTCGGATTTTGTAGATTCGAAAAGAACCATACGAATATATTTACCTGAAGGTTATGATGAAACAAAAGAGAAAAATTATCCTTTAGCCATCGTTTTAGATGCTGAATATTTATTTGATGCTTATGTAGGAAACGCTGTATTATTTGCTTCAAAAGACAAAGCTCCAAAACAAATTGTTGTGGGAATTGAAATGGAAAAAACTCGAAAAATTGATACTTATTTCAATTTAAATGAAGAGAAATTAACAACTAATAACGAGAAGTTTTATCAGTTTATTAAAAACGAAGTTATTTTCGATATCGAAAGCAATTATAAAACTTCTCCTTTTATTTCTATTATTGGAGATGGAACTTCAGCAAGTTTAATTACAAATTTTTTAAGAGAAGGGAAGCCATTTATAAATTCTTATATATGTATAAATCCTACTTTTTCTGATTTTATTGGAAACAAACTGCAATCGTTTAATCTAGGAAGATATCAAAATGAAGATAATACCTTTTACTTTTACACGAATAATTCCAATTCTTTTTCTGATGAAAAACAAATAAAGATTGGAGAAGTACAAAGTGCTTTAACAGGATTAGAAATTAAAAACTTCAACGTAATTAACGACACCATAAATACCTCTAGTAGTATTTCTGCGATGTCAGAAGCAATTCCTAGAGCTTTAGATAAAACTTTCGAAATTTATTCTGCAATTTCTAAAGAAGAATTCGACACCAAAGTAAAAGACCTCTCTCCTATTGATGCAATTGCGTATTTAGAAAACAAATACTTGGAAATTGAATTTCTTTTTGGAACTAATTTAGGAATTAGAGAAAGAGATATTTATGCTGTTGAAAAAATTATTATCGAAAAAGAAAATGGAGATCAATTATTAAATTTTGGTAAAATGATTTTAAAATTATTTCCTACTTCTCCTCTTGGAGATTATTATTTAGGTAGATATTACGAAAAAGGAAACGATATTAGAAAAGCCTTAAAATATTACAAAATTGGATATGGAAAAATGGATCCAGCAGACCCAAATGCAGATGCTTTTTATGAAAACATCTTAAGAATTGGTGGAAGATAA
- a CDS encoding transporter has translation MKKLFLCILLLSATIANAQFTETLSSDRPGQALSSNTVGKNVFQIQAGIDFSENNSEFFPNSYFRYGLSEKLELNSGIILSGNKFANEIASFSIGARYNLSDVNSKYASTLQFSHDFGATNSNSQLTYILASSLSEKLSYTVNLGINFDNNFGLNNGIYVFNLSYVINSKMGVFLEPFGNFLNNSYQFNIDSGVYYLLNNNFQIDALIGDNNGLFIGAGFTWRIPTKKI, from the coding sequence GTGAAAAAGTTGTTTTTATGTATTTTACTGTTGAGTGCAACAATCGCAAATGCTCAATTTACAGAAACCTTGTCTTCTGACAGACCAGGACAAGCTTTGTCATCAAACACTGTTGGTAAAAACGTTTTTCAAATTCAAGCTGGGATAGATTTCTCTGAAAATAATTCAGAGTTTTTTCCAAATTCTTATTTTAGATATGGACTTTCAGAAAAGCTTGAATTAAACTCAGGTATTATTTTATCAGGAAATAAATTTGCTAATGAAATTGCTTCTTTTTCAATAGGAGCAAGATATAACCTATCTGATGTTAATAGTAAATACGCTTCTACTTTACAATTTTCTCATGATTTTGGCGCAACAAATAGCAATTCACAATTAACTTATATTTTAGCGAGTTCTTTATCGGAAAAACTTTCTTATACTGTTAATTTAGGAATTAATTTTGATAATAATTTCGGATTAAATAACGGGATTTACGTATTTAATTTATCTTATGTAATTAATTCGAAAATGGGTGTTTTTTTAGAGCCCTTTGGAAATTTCTTAAATAATAGTTATCAATTTAATATCGATTCTGGAGTGTATTATCTTTTAAATAATAACTTTCAAATAGATGCACTTATTGGAGATAATAATGGTCTTTTTATTGGTGCAGGATTTACTTGGAGAATTCCTACGAAAAAAATCTAA
- a CDS encoding DNA-binding protein — protein sequence MSLHEEENNSEEFENNSQENDNDFQEHDYNFKEGDKVNLVIETETGLGYTVLINEEFDGLLFRSEVFQELEENMEVVGYIKQIREDGKVDVSLRPQGFRNVIDSDVDKVLSKLKDSREGFLLLTDKSSPDSIRFHMKMSKKAFKKAVGNLYKQKLIVIKEDRIELVK from the coding sequence ATGAGTTTACACGAAGAAGAAAACAATTCTGAAGAGTTTGAAAATAATTCGCAGGAAAATGATAATGATTTTCAAGAACACGATTATAATTTTAAAGAAGGAGATAAGGTAAATTTAGTTATTGAGACTGAAACTGGTTTAGGTTACACTGTTTTGATTAATGAAGAATTTGATGGCTTACTTTTTAGAAGTGAAGTTTTTCAAGAATTGGAAGAAAACATGGAAGTTGTTGGTTACATAAAACAAATTCGTGAAGATGGTAAAGTAGATGTTTCTCTTCGTCCACAAGGTTTTAGAAATGTTATAGATTCAGATGTTGATAAAGTACTAAGCAAATTAAAAGATAGTAGAGAAGGTTTTTTGTTGTTGACAGACAAAAGTTCGCCAGATTCTATTCGTTTTCATATGAAAATGAGCAAAAAAGCATTTAAAAAAGCAGTTGGTAATTTATACAAGCAAAAACTAATCGTAATAAAAGAAGATAGAATTGAATTGGTAAAATAG